From the genome of Gracilinanus agilis isolate LMUSP501 chromosome 2, AgileGrace, whole genome shotgun sequence, one region includes:
- the LOC123237681 gene encoding adenylate kinase isoenzyme 6-like: MRLPNILLTGTPGVGKTTLGKELASRTILKYVNVGDLAREGQLYDGFDEEYECPILDEDRVVDELENKMKGGGVIVDYHGCDFFPERWFHIVFVLQTDNSVLYTRLEKRGYSVKKLQDNVQCEIFQILYEEAMASYKPEIVHRLPSNVPEELESNLVQIIKWIEEWIKDNN, translated from the coding sequence ATGAGGCTGCCCAACATCCTGCTCACGGGTACACCAGGGGTTGGAAAGACCACACTCGGTAAAGAACTTGCATCAAGAACAATTCTGAAATACGTTAATGTGGGTGATTTAGCAAGAGAAGGACAGCTATATGATGGCTTTGATGAAGAATATGAATGTCCCATTTTGGATGAAGACAGAGTAGTTGATgagctagaaaataaaatgaaaggtggTGGAGTTATCGTTGATTACCATGGCTGTGACTTCTTCCCTGAACGATGGTTTCATATAGTTTTTGTGCTTCAAACAGATAATTCTGTATTATATACAAGACTTGAAAAGAGGGGATACAGTGTAAAGAAACTACAGGACAATGTTCAGTGtgaaattttccaaattctttatgAAGAAGCCATGGCCTCCTACAAGCCTGAAATAGTACACCGGCTGCCCAGCAATGTACCAGAAGAACTAGAGAGTAATTTGGTTCAGATAATTAAATGGATTGAGGAGTGGataaaagataataattga